A stretch of DNA from Desmospora activa DSM 45169:
CTTCGCTCCAGATCGTCATCCATACACCCGGGAGCTGATTGCTATGTTTGAGTGATTGGTAAAGGGGATATGGGTGAAAGGAAATGGTAGCCAACCGACGTAGTTTAGGTCTGGATCCTTGTGATTAAAAAATAAAACCCCTGAACTCAATCCAGGGGTTTTTGTTATGGGGAACGGGGGAAAATGGGTGATCGGCCAACTTTTTATCCTTTCCTACACTGCTGCATTAGTGACAGGAACAGGGAAAGTCAACCGCATATGTTCATGACTTTTGATTGTTATTTCATAAAATTTGTCTTACAATATTATTGGCAAATCATTTTGGAGAAGAGGGGTTTAATGGAAGGGGAAAAGGGGAGGCCATCCATTCAGTCGGTCAAACGAAATACATTATCCAAACAAGTTATTGAACATATCCTTCAATTATTGATCAATGGTCAATTGAAGCCTGGAGATAAGCTCCCTTCTGAAATGGAATTGATGGAACAACTTGAGGTGAGCAGACCGGTTTTACGTGAAGCGATGAGCTCCTTGGAAACCATGGGAGTCATTACCCGTAAGACAAGGGAAGGCACCTTTTTTAACAATAAAATTGGGAGCAAGCCATTTTCTGTTATGCTGGCCTTGTCAATGGATAATTTACCGGCCATCATCGAGGCGAGAATGATTTTGGAATTGGGACTGGTAACAACAGCTGCCGAAAAAATAACGGATGAAGAGCTCGCCAAATTAAAAGAGACGATCGACCGCATCGCGGAAAGCAAGGACAACAATTATGGAGAATGGGATAAAGAATTTCATCGCATCATTGCTTACAGTGCAGATAATCCTGTAGTAGAAGGAATGATTGACGCCCTGCTGATTGCCCATAGCAAAACTGATAGTTTGATCACGTACCGTGAGCGCGATCTCACCGTGGAGTACCATTCGGCGATTTACGAGGCACTGGCCAAACGGGATCCGCATGAAGCGTTTAGCCAAATGTATCGTCATCTTCGTTATGTGCGGGAAAAAATCTTAAAAACCCATTCCCCTGAGTAATCGATGTCCACTAATAAGCCTGTCTGAGAACGATCAGAGGGCTTTTTATTTTTGCAACGAAATTCAAACTTAATCAAAAATTATATTGTCTTATCATCCTATTTGTCTTACAATATGATTTAAGAAATCGCTTACAGAAGGAGGGGTCGAAGGCTTTTGCTTCAAGAGGCTGATACAGTCCTTATGCACCTAGAAAGCCCTATCTGTCGGAAAAAACAAGGTGAGGAGAGAGCCTGATGACAACTGAAAAGCGAGTGTTTCCTCATGGTATCCACGGTTTTCCGGTCGCTCCGTTTACTGCGGAGGGAAAGTTGGATATGGATGCACTCGAGAGAACGATTACGTTTTTAATCGAAGAAGGGTTGCAGTCGATCTTCATTGCCTGTGGTTCAAGTGAATTTCACGCGGTAAGTACCCATGAATATAAGGAAATGCTGGAAACGGCAGTATCGGTTGCCGATGGTAGAGTTCCCGTTTATTCGGGGGTGGGAGGCAATATCTCGCATGCGTTGGAGTTGGGAACCATCTCTGCACAAGTAGGAGTGGATGGTTATCTGATTCTTCCCCCGTATTTGGTTCAGGGTGAACAGGAGGGGCTCTACCATTACTTTAAAATGATTGCTACAAATACGGATTTAGACGCAATCATTTACCAACGGGACAATGCCGTTTTTCAAGTAGAGACCGTAATGAATTTAGCAGAAATTCCCCAAATCATCGGGTTTAAAGACGGTTATGGCAATGTAGAACGAAATATCGAACTGACACAGACGATCGGCGACCGCTTGGAATGGTTTAACGGCATGCCCTTTGCCGAAATTACCATGCCGGTTTACCATGCGTTGGGGTATCGTTCCTATTCATCCGCAATGTCCAATTATCTTCCTCATATCTCGCGATTATTTTATCAGGCACTTTTAAACGGCGATCAAAAACGGCTCTCGCAACTTTATCGAGAAGTGATTTTACCGATTAACCGCATTCGCAAACAACGAAACGGATATGCGGTCGCCTTGATCAAAGCGGGAATGGAGATTGTGGGATTGCCGGTGGGCAAAACGGTTCGCCCACCGCTTACCGTTGTGGAACCCGAACATTATGCGGAATTGGAGACGATTATTCAACATGCATTGGAAAACTTTCCGAAAGAGGAAGCGTTGACTGAATAGGAATGGGGAGGGGACGTTATGGACTCGTTTAAAAATTTCATCGATGGAAACTGGATCGCCTCTTCTAGCAGGGAAACGGTATCCAGTATCAATCCTGCCAATCAAGCGGTGGTAGGAACGGTTCAACACTCCACACAAGCGGATGTAGAGCAAGCGGTACGTGCAGCCAAAAAAGCGCAGGTGAACTGGAGAAGTCTATCTGGCCCCGCACGTGGTCAATTCTTGTA
This window harbors:
- a CDS encoding FadR/GntR family transcriptional regulator; translation: MEGEKGRPSIQSVKRNTLSKQVIEHILQLLINGQLKPGDKLPSEMELMEQLEVSRPVLREAMSSLETMGVITRKTREGTFFNNKIGSKPFSVMLALSMDNLPAIIEARMILELGLVTTAAEKITDEELAKLKETIDRIAESKDNNYGEWDKEFHRIIAYSADNPVVEGMIDALLIAHSKTDSLITYRERDLTVEYHSAIYEALAKRDPHEAFSQMYRHLRYVREKILKTHSPE
- the kdgD gene encoding 5-dehydro-4-deoxyglucarate dehydratase, which produces MTTEKRVFPHGIHGFPVAPFTAEGKLDMDALERTITFLIEEGLQSIFIACGSSEFHAVSTHEYKEMLETAVSVADGRVPVYSGVGGNISHALELGTISAQVGVDGYLILPPYLVQGEQEGLYHYFKMIATNTDLDAIIYQRDNAVFQVETVMNLAEIPQIIGFKDGYGNVERNIELTQTIGDRLEWFNGMPFAEITMPVYHALGYRSYSSAMSNYLPHISRLFYQALLNGDQKRLSQLYREVILPINRIRKQRNGYAVALIKAGMEIVGLPVGKTVRPPLTVVEPEHYAELETIIQHALENFPKEEALTE